A window of the Cystobacter fuscus genome harbors these coding sequences:
- a CDS encoding serine/threonine-protein kinase: MEDGDTYTSPSEYVPGTTLRQGATIANRFTVEKLAGRGGMGVVYRAIDSRTGQHVALKLMHAVTSPEAAYRFKREAFLLSELRHPAIVSYIDQGVLEAGQPFLVMEWLEGEDLARRLSRQPLGLSESLALLRRITEALATAHRQGIVHRDIKPSNLFLRGWRPEDVVLLDFGLARHAVATPVAVTGNDAVLGTPGYMAPEQASSQPHLTPSADIFSLGCVLYECLTGQPPFAAPHFAAVLAKILMAEPPRLHTLCPSLPPGLQVLVDRMLDKDPRRRLPDATTLLESLAALDSVPTLQLSPAPASEPPPVQAAHGPQLVGVQQQLVSILLVSLRPLATGTLEEGETHRRSLCDALRTMLAPYGGRVELLADGSLAATLVLERDTATDQAALAGRCALTFKERWPDAGVVLVTGLGVLNQHLPVGSAMDRAGQLLRELEGPGASSSLVVLDEVTAGLLGPGFQLSRSAAGTYLLHGEQLGTDESRPLLGKPTPCVGRAQELALLEFTFTSCMEEPAARALLVMAPPGTGKSRLRHEFLRRIERRAPQALVLQGRGDPMSTGAASNLLGQALRRLCGVVEVANLEARRTRLYERVARHLPLPEARETAEFLGELCAIPFPEEDSPRLRAARQDPRLMSALVGKALVTFLRAECAHDPVLLVLEDLHWSDALTVKLVDEALRELAEHPFMVLALARPEVKELFPGLWARRVLEMPLNGLSPKAGAQLVREVLGPRATDSVVRRVVEQSDGNALFLEELIRMEVEGRGEAPPETVLAMLQARLMRMEPEARQVLLAASFFGRTFWSGGVRELLGEQMPDGRLEEHLRRFVEQEVIEPQPESRFPSEVEYRFRHALVVDAAHGLIPEAYRPVGHRLAGTWLEHRGESDAMVLAHHYQLGHRLDRAAHFHTQAAEQFFERNDLQGTMRCADAALACGVSGEVFTRLRALQALVALWMEQLPRALELGTPVLPALKAGSQPWCWLSGGLILANAFSGNQEETARLGGLLLRTRPEPEAIAVYAEAISHLGSALFWNGWHQGAETMLRRIQEVGADVMAHDAMTRGWMRLLKCQLIHFFENKPWQAFSLAEMGMRDFLEVGAERDACMMQIVSGYCLAELGDQPRAVEFLREALATALRTEQHLMAPHGRYYLLQALSQGSEPAYQQEAYSLVHEWMDSEDAPAFRRGMWYATGAQVMRAQGQLLEAESFARKACELLSPFVVCLLFARGVLSSILLSQERAEEARQVAELGVRDLERMGSTGVYAVPLYLALAEACLALGEVSAGESALRQASRYVHERASDIPDPTARERFLRQVPQNARTLELARQRWGSSEKVSKDSF; encoded by the coding sequence ATGGAAGATGGCGATACGTACACGTCTCCCTCGGAATACGTTCCGGGTACGACGCTTCGCCAGGGCGCCACCATCGCCAACCGCTTCACCGTCGAGAAGCTGGCCGGCCGCGGCGGCATGGGCGTCGTCTACCGGGCCATCGACTCGCGCACCGGCCAGCATGTCGCCCTCAAGCTGATGCATGCCGTCACCTCTCCGGAGGCCGCCTACCGCTTCAAGCGTGAGGCCTTCCTGCTCTCCGAGCTGCGCCACCCCGCCATCGTCTCCTACATCGACCAGGGTGTCCTCGAAGCGGGTCAGCCCTTCCTGGTCATGGAGTGGCTCGAGGGCGAGGACCTGGCCCGTCGTCTGAGCCGTCAGCCCCTCGGCCTCTCCGAGAGCCTGGCCCTGCTGCGCCGTATCACCGAGGCGCTCGCCACCGCCCACCGCCAGGGCATCGTCCACCGTGACATCAAGCCCTCCAACCTCTTCCTGCGAGGGTGGCGCCCCGAGGACGTGGTGCTGCTGGACTTCGGGCTGGCCCGCCATGCCGTTGCCACCCCGGTGGCCGTGACGGGCAACGACGCGGTGCTGGGGACTCCGGGCTATATGGCCCCGGAGCAGGCCTCCAGCCAGCCTCACCTCACCCCCAGCGCCGACATCTTCTCGCTGGGGTGCGTGCTCTACGAGTGCCTCACCGGCCAGCCGCCCTTCGCCGCACCCCACTTCGCCGCCGTGCTGGCCAAGATTCTCATGGCCGAGCCGCCCCGTCTTCACACCCTGTGCCCCAGCCTGCCTCCGGGCCTGCAGGTGCTCGTGGACCGCATGCTGGACAAGGACCCACGGCGGCGGCTGCCGGATGCCACCACTCTTCTGGAGTCGCTCGCGGCCTTGGACTCCGTCCCCACGCTGCAGTTGTCGCCCGCTCCCGCCTCGGAGCCACCGCCCGTCCAGGCCGCGCACGGGCCACAGCTCGTCGGCGTGCAACAGCAGCTCGTGAGCATCCTGCTGGTGTCGCTCCGCCCCCTGGCAACGGGCACGCTGGAGGAGGGTGAGACCCACAGGCGCTCGCTGTGCGATGCGCTGCGCACGATGCTAGCGCCTTATGGTGGCCGGGTGGAGCTGCTGGCGGACGGCTCGCTGGCGGCCACGCTGGTGCTGGAGCGCGACACCGCCACGGACCAGGCGGCCCTCGCGGGCCGTTGCGCCCTGACCTTCAAGGAACGCTGGCCGGACGCCGGGGTGGTGCTGGTGACCGGGCTCGGGGTCCTGAACCAGCACCTGCCGGTGGGGTCCGCCATGGACAGGGCGGGGCAACTGCTGCGCGAGCTGGAGGGGCCAGGCGCCTCCTCGTCCCTCGTCGTGCTGGACGAGGTGACGGCCGGGCTGCTCGGTCCCGGCTTCCAGCTGTCCCGCTCCGCCGCTGGCACCTACCTGCTGCACGGTGAGCAGCTCGGAACCGACGAGTCCCGCCCCCTGCTGGGCAAGCCCACCCCCTGCGTGGGCCGCGCCCAGGAGCTGGCTCTGCTCGAGTTCACCTTCACCTCCTGCATGGAGGAGCCCGCCGCCCGCGCCCTGCTGGTGATGGCTCCGCCGGGCACGGGCAAGTCCCGGCTGCGCCACGAGTTCCTCCGCCGCATCGAACGCAGGGCCCCCCAGGCCCTGGTGCTGCAGGGGCGCGGCGATCCCATGAGTACCGGGGCCGCCTCCAACCTGTTGGGCCAGGCGCTGCGGCGGCTGTGTGGCGTCGTGGAGGTGGCCAACCTGGAGGCGCGCCGTACGAGGTTGTACGAGCGCGTGGCCCGGCACCTGCCGCTCCCCGAAGCGCGGGAGACGGCCGAGTTCCTGGGTGAGCTCTGCGCCATCCCCTTCCCCGAGGAGGACAGCCCCCGGTTACGCGCGGCCCGGCAGGACCCACGACTGATGAGCGCCTTGGTGGGCAAGGCGCTGGTGACCTTCCTCCGGGCCGAGTGCGCCCACGACCCGGTACTCCTGGTGCTGGAGGACCTGCACTGGAGTGACGCGCTCACCGTGAAGCTGGTGGACGAGGCCCTGCGGGAGCTGGCCGAGCACCCCTTCATGGTGCTGGCGTTGGCGCGGCCGGAAGTGAAGGAACTCTTCCCCGGCCTCTGGGCCCGGCGCGTGCTGGAGATGCCGCTCAACGGGCTCAGCCCCAAGGCCGGTGCCCAACTGGTGCGCGAGGTGCTGGGACCGCGAGCGACCGACTCCGTGGTGCGGCGCGTGGTGGAGCAGTCCGATGGCAATGCCCTCTTCCTGGAAGAGCTCATCCGCATGGAGGTGGAGGGACGCGGGGAGGCACCACCGGAGACGGTCCTCGCCATGCTCCAGGCCCGGCTGATGCGGATGGAGCCGGAAGCCAGACAGGTGCTGCTCGCCGCCAGCTTCTTCGGACGCACCTTCTGGTCAGGGGGCGTGCGGGAGTTGTTGGGAGAGCAGATGCCGGACGGCAGGCTGGAGGAGCACCTGCGGCGGTTCGTGGAGCAGGAGGTCATCGAGCCCCAGCCGGAGAGCCGCTTCCCCTCCGAGGTCGAGTACCGCTTCCGTCACGCCCTGGTGGTGGACGCGGCCCATGGACTGATCCCCGAGGCCTATCGGCCCGTGGGCCACCGGCTGGCTGGCACCTGGCTGGAGCACAGGGGCGAGTCCGATGCGATGGTGCTCGCCCACCACTACCAGCTCGGCCACCGGCTGGATCGCGCCGCCCATTTCCATACCCAGGCCGCCGAGCAATTCTTCGAGCGCAATGACTTGCAGGGGACGATGCGGTGCGCCGACGCGGCGTTGGCCTGCGGGGTGAGCGGCGAGGTCTTCACCCGCCTGCGTGCGCTCCAGGCCCTGGTGGCCCTCTGGATGGAGCAGTTGCCGAGAGCCCTGGAGCTCGGCACTCCGGTGCTTCCCGCGCTGAAGGCAGGCAGCCAACCGTGGTGCTGGCTGTCGGGGGGGTTGATTCTCGCGAACGCCTTCTCCGGGAACCAGGAGGAGACGGCCCGGCTGGGCGGACTGCTGCTGCGCACCAGGCCAGAGCCCGAGGCGATCGCGGTCTACGCGGAGGCCATCTCCCATCTGGGCTCCGCGTTGTTCTGGAACGGCTGGCACCAGGGGGCGGAAACCATGCTCAGGCGCATCCAGGAGGTGGGGGCCGACGTCATGGCACATGACGCCATGACGCGTGGCTGGATGAGGTTGTTGAAGTGCCAGCTCATCCACTTCTTCGAGAACAAGCCGTGGCAGGCCTTCTCACTCGCGGAGATGGGGATGCGCGACTTCCTCGAGGTGGGCGCGGAGCGCGATGCATGCATGATGCAAATCGTCTCGGGCTACTGTCTGGCCGAACTGGGCGACCAGCCCCGCGCCGTGGAGTTTCTCCGGGAGGCCCTGGCCACCGCGCTTCGGACGGAGCAGCACCTCATGGCGCCCCATGGCCGGTACTACCTGCTCCAGGCGCTCTCCCAAGGCTCCGAGCCGGCATACCAGCAGGAGGCCTATTCACTGGTGCACGAGTGGATGGACAGCGAGGACGCCCCCGCATTCAGGCGAGGCATGTGGTACGCCACCGGGGCCCAGGTGATGAGGGCGCAGGGGCAGCTCCTCGAGGCTGAATCGTTTGCACGCAAGGCGTGTGAGCTGCTATCGCCCTTCGTGGTCTGCCTGCTCTTCGCGCGCGGCGTTCTCAGTTCCATCCTGCTGTCCCAGGAGCGTGCCGAGGAGGCGAGGCAGGTCGCGGAACTCGGCGTCCGGGATCTGGAGCGGATGGGCAGTACGGGCGTGTATGCGGTGCCCTTGTACCTGGCGCTGGCGGAAGCCTGCCTTGCCCTGGGCGAGGTCAGCGCGGGAGAGTCCGCCCTGCGCCAGGCCTCGAGGTATGTGCACGAGCGCGCCTCCGATATCCCCGACCCCACCGCGCGCGAGCGCTTCCTGCGCCAGGTGCCCCAGAATGCCCGCACCCTCGAGCTGGCCCGCCAGCGTTGGGGTAGCAGCGAGAAGGTGTCAAAGGACTCGTTCTGA
- a CDS encoding ribonuclease H-like domain-containing protein has translation MTTSREDEWLWGWDPTPGIVSVWAEPDGRAFVWRRLPRRGELVREDLRFRPWLLLSSLDDVVHLGARLRPEREGPAPNRVTWQELEGPGALRYLLRADDGRALNSAVLHGASRRLGRPLGHLRELGTETALVLPPEEQYLIASGRTYFRELDFDDLRRLQFDLETTGLDPSRDHIFLVALRDPEGRTEVLESHGEGDDAEADLLRRLVERVQACDPDVIENHNLHGFDLPFLAHRARVLGVPLALGRAGAPGLRQRPAARGASFGRGTPGRSSEAARRVRHTVPGRELIDTLDAVLRHDFSARDLPGHGLKAVARHLGLAGPEREYIPGARVHEFFRHAPERVRRYARDDVTEAAGVARMLGGAAFALARMAPRRYERLADAGPATGVIDPLLVRAYLRAGAALPAHEPGDGTPHSGAGLHLFATGVARHVVKADVASLYPSLMREYRIGPRRDRLGVLLALVDRLVEQRLAAKARARAAASGSPERHGQEAISAAMKIVVNSAYGYLGAGSLTRFSDVHAANEVTRRGREVLGLLCNELARRGVMLLEADTDGVYFAVPEDWREADERRVVSEVAALLPPKVQLEFDGRYAAMLSHEPKNYVLQPYAGPLVLRGVAFRSSRAEPFGESFLRRALGCLLSGDIPGLREAYVATVMALRRREVRTFEVSAQVRLTKTPEQYQATRGRRRELPYEAMLASGRSHWIVGEQVRIYRAVGGRAGLLPDPETDDDGSARSPGSEDGAVSDSRDYDGEFYARLLRETFAARLVRALTPEDFATVFADPGQPSLFAPSLAQSRPVLTVLRDLRTEPLRSDEAG, from the coding sequence CCTGGCTGCTCCTCTCCTCACTGGATGACGTGGTGCACCTCGGTGCGAGGCTTCGTCCCGAACGCGAGGGACCCGCGCCCAACCGGGTGACGTGGCAGGAACTCGAGGGACCGGGCGCGCTGCGCTACCTGCTCCGTGCGGACGATGGGCGAGCCCTGAATTCAGCCGTGCTCCATGGCGCTTCTCGGCGTCTCGGCCGTCCGCTCGGGCACCTACGAGAGCTGGGCACGGAGACGGCGCTCGTGCTGCCTCCCGAGGAGCAGTACCTCATCGCCTCGGGGCGCACGTACTTTCGTGAGCTCGACTTCGACGATCTGCGCCGTCTGCAGTTCGATCTCGAGACCACCGGGCTCGATCCCAGTCGTGATCACATCTTCCTCGTGGCCCTGCGAGACCCCGAGGGCAGAACAGAGGTACTCGAGAGCCACGGTGAGGGTGACGATGCCGAGGCAGACCTCCTCCGCCGGCTGGTCGAGCGGGTCCAGGCCTGCGATCCCGACGTGATCGAGAACCACAACCTGCACGGCTTCGACCTGCCCTTCCTCGCCCACCGGGCGCGGGTGCTCGGCGTACCGCTGGCGCTCGGGCGTGCTGGAGCTCCAGGTCTTCGGCAGCGCCCCGCGGCACGAGGTGCTTCCTTCGGACGTGGTACTCCGGGGCGCTCCAGCGAGGCGGCGCGTCGCGTACGGCACACGGTGCCCGGGCGCGAACTGATCGACACGCTGGATGCCGTCCTGCGGCACGACTTCTCGGCGCGGGATCTGCCGGGCCATGGGCTCAAGGCCGTCGCGCGCCACCTCGGACTCGCGGGCCCGGAGCGGGAGTACATCCCGGGGGCCCGGGTGCACGAGTTCTTCCGCCATGCCCCCGAGCGCGTGCGGCGGTACGCCCGCGACGACGTGACGGAGGCCGCGGGCGTCGCGCGCATGTTGGGTGGGGCCGCCTTCGCGCTCGCCCGTATGGCACCGCGCCGCTACGAGCGCCTCGCGGACGCGGGTCCTGCCACCGGGGTGATCGATCCGCTGCTGGTGCGCGCCTACCTCCGAGCGGGGGCCGCGCTGCCCGCCCATGAGCCTGGTGACGGTACGCCCCACAGCGGCGCGGGGCTCCACCTGTTCGCCACGGGGGTGGCACGGCACGTCGTGAAGGCGGACGTCGCCAGCCTGTATCCCTCACTGATGCGCGAGTACCGGATCGGCCCCCGGCGTGATCGGCTCGGCGTCCTGCTCGCGCTGGTCGACCGGTTGGTGGAGCAGCGGCTGGCGGCCAAGGCACGGGCGCGTGCCGCGGCGTCCGGCTCACCGGAGCGGCACGGTCAGGAAGCAATCTCCGCGGCCATGAAGATCGTCGTCAACTCGGCCTACGGCTACCTGGGGGCGGGAAGCCTCACCCGCTTCTCGGATGTCCACGCCGCCAACGAGGTGACACGGCGCGGGCGCGAGGTGCTGGGGCTGCTGTGCAACGAGCTGGCACGGCGCGGCGTCATGCTGCTGGAGGCCGACACGGATGGGGTGTACTTCGCCGTGCCAGAGGACTGGCGCGAGGCCGACGAGCGCCGGGTGGTGTCCGAGGTCGCGGCCCTGCTCCCGCCCAAGGTGCAGCTCGAGTTCGATGGACGCTATGCCGCGATGCTCTCGCACGAGCCGAAGAACTACGTGCTCCAGCCCTATGCGGGGCCCCTCGTCCTGCGCGGGGTGGCGTTTCGCTCCAGCCGGGCAGAGCCCTTCGGCGAGAGCTTTCTGCGCCGGGCCCTGGGCTGTCTCCTGTCGGGTGACATTCCGGGACTGAGAGAGGCCTACGTCGCGACGGTGATGGCGCTGCGCCGGAGAGAGGTCCGCACCTTCGAGGTGTCGGCCCAGGTCCGGCTGACGAAGACGCCCGAGCAGTACCAGGCCACGCGCGGGCGCCGGCGAGAGCTGCCCTACGAGGCCATGCTCGCGAGCGGGAGAAGCCACTGGATTGTCGGTGAGCAGGTCCGGATCTATCGCGCCGTGGGAGGACGTGCGGGCCTGCTGCCCGACCCGGAGACGGATGATGACGGCAGCGCCCGGAGTCCCGGGTCCGAGGACGGTGCCGTGAGTGACTCTCGGGATTACGATGGCGAGTTCTATGCCCGGCTGCTGCGCGAGACGTTCGCGGCGCGGCTCGTGCGAGCGCTGACCCCCGAGGACTTCGCGACGGTGTTCGCCGATCCCGGGCAGCCCTCCCTCTTTGCCCCTTCGCTGGCACAATCGCGACCTGTCCTCACCGTGCTGCGCGACCTCCGGACCGAGCCACTTCGGAGCGACGAGGCCGGGTGA